From the genome of Thermoflexus hugenholtzii, one region includes:
- a CDS encoding type III pantothenate kinase, whose product MLLCLDIGNTNIKAGVFEGESLIAHWRFSTQRHRLADEYAALFMQLFDLHQIRPREIRGCAIACVVPPLRAVFEEMVRHYLGLEPLMVGPGIRTGIRLAVENPREVGADRVANAVATYRLYGGPAIAIAFGTATVFDVISRDGEYLGGAIAPGILVAAEALVTAAAQLYQVELTRPPRAIGRNTIQAMQSGLILGFASMVEGMIQRIQAELEEPARVIATGGLADTIAHEVRAIQVVDPHLTLHGLRFLFELNRRR is encoded by the coding sequence ATGTTGCTCTGCCTGGATATCGGCAACACCAACATCAAGGCCGGGGTGTTCGAGGGGGAATCCCTGATCGCCCACTGGCGGTTCTCCACCCAGCGGCATCGCCTGGCGGATGAATACGCCGCCCTCTTCATGCAGCTCTTCGATCTTCATCAAATCCGCCCCCGGGAGATCCGGGGCTGCGCCATCGCCTGCGTGGTCCCGCCCCTGCGCGCGGTGTTCGAGGAGATGGTCCGACATTACCTGGGCCTCGAGCCCCTGATGGTCGGCCCCGGGATCCGCACGGGGATCCGGCTGGCGGTGGAGAACCCGCGGGAGGTGGGGGCGGATCGCGTGGCGAACGCGGTGGCCACCTACCGGCTGTATGGCGGGCCGGCCATCGCCATCGCCTTCGGGACCGCGACGGTGTTCGATGTGATCTCCCGCGACGGGGAATACCTGGGCGGCGCCATCGCCCCGGGGATCCTGGTGGCGGCGGAGGCCCTGGTCACCGCCGCGGCCCAGCTGTATCAGGTGGAGCTGACCCGGCCGCCCCGGGCCATCGGCCGGAACACCATCCAGGCGATGCAATCCGGCCTGATCCTGGGCTTCGCCAGCATGGTCGAGGGGATGATCCAGCGCATCCAGGCCGAGCTGGAGGAGCCCGCCCGGGTGATCGCCACCGGCGGCCTGGCGGACACCATCGCCCACGAGGTCCGCGCCATCCAGGTGGTCGATCCCCACCTCACCCTGCACGGCCTCCGGTTCCTGTTCGAGCTCAACCGCCGGCGGTGA
- a CDS encoding glutamate mutase L: MTLKSLVTIDVGSVQTRAMLFARVEDRFRFVAAASAPTSLRGPDPDVLLGAIRALEHLSAISGRPLLDPQGILIAPELSTGAGVDVCLITLSAAPPLRVVLGGIAPEWSLASLHRAAAGSYTRVLETLSVISPDGSPRTEEEWLYALVAAEPHVVVIAGGVDGGGTRPVEALLEAAVLAAQLRPEEERPLLLFAGNALLREEAVAMAGRQIPLRVLENVRPRPGVERIGPVVEELDRRYAEQAAMRLPGLSALQGWARGEILPTARALSHVARYLSLETPERGALVVDVGGRHVVLAAAYGGMLAQVVQPDSGIGPGILSLYQRRGYERIARWLPQEIPPEALETLVWTKALHPLSVPQTPEEMWIELAFVREALSEAWERLHVLWPELGRTVRFFEPILLSGGAFAAHTRPGALALAALDALQPIGLTTLLWDPVGLLPGLGALAALDPGSAVEAITGRPWILLATVLAPALESPVAPDELLFTFEVHHRGPDGSESVYEIEARGGRLEVVPIPEAGETELRRFRMRRPVDLGWGPRRAPRRIRIPGGMLGLIVDGRGRPLRLAEDPETRREQNQRWLWDVGALGGAL, encoded by the coding sequence ATGACCCTGAAGAGCCTGGTGACCATCGATGTGGGGAGTGTGCAGACCCGGGCGATGCTGTTCGCCCGGGTGGAGGATCGCTTCCGCTTCGTGGCGGCGGCCAGCGCCCCCACTTCCCTGCGCGGCCCGGATCCGGATGTCCTCCTCGGCGCGATCCGCGCCCTGGAGCATCTGAGCGCGATCTCCGGGCGCCCCCTGCTGGATCCCCAGGGGATCCTGATCGCCCCCGAGCTCTCCACAGGAGCGGGGGTGGACGTCTGCTTGATCACCCTCAGCGCCGCCCCTCCGTTGCGAGTGGTGTTGGGGGGCATCGCCCCTGAGTGGAGCCTCGCCAGCCTCCATCGCGCGGCGGCGGGAAGCTACACGCGGGTCCTTGAGACGCTCTCGGTGATCTCGCCCGATGGATCCCCGCGGACCGAAGAGGAATGGCTGTATGCCCTGGTCGCGGCGGAGCCCCATGTGGTAGTGATCGCCGGCGGCGTCGATGGCGGGGGCACCCGGCCGGTGGAGGCCCTGCTGGAGGCGGCCGTCCTGGCGGCCCAGCTGCGCCCGGAGGAGGAGCGCCCCCTGCTTCTCTTCGCCGGGAACGCGTTGTTGCGCGAGGAGGCGGTGGCCATGGCCGGGCGGCAGATCCCGCTGCGGGTGCTGGAGAACGTCCGCCCGCGCCCGGGGGTGGAGCGCATTGGCCCGGTGGTGGAGGAGCTGGATCGACGCTACGCGGAGCAGGCGGCCATGCGCCTGCCGGGCCTGTCGGCGTTGCAGGGATGGGCCCGTGGCGAGATCCTCCCGACCGCCCGAGCCCTCAGCCATGTGGCCCGCTATCTCAGCCTGGAGACCCCGGAGCGCGGGGCCCTGGTGGTCGATGTGGGGGGGCGCCACGTGGTGCTCGCAGCCGCCTATGGCGGCATGCTGGCTCAGGTCGTGCAGCCGGACAGCGGGATCGGCCCGGGGATCCTGTCGCTGTATCAGCGACGGGGTTACGAACGCATTGCCCGGTGGTTGCCCCAGGAGATCCCTCCGGAAGCCCTGGAGACGCTGGTGTGGACGAAGGCCCTGCACCCGCTCTCGGTCCCTCAAACCCCGGAGGAGATGTGGATCGAGCTGGCCTTCGTTCGGGAGGCCCTATCGGAGGCGTGGGAACGCCTCCACGTCCTCTGGCCCGAGCTCGGGCGGACCGTCCGTTTCTTCGAACCGATCCTGCTCAGCGGCGGCGCCTTCGCCGCCCATACCCGACCCGGGGCCCTGGCGCTGGCCGCTCTCGACGCCCTCCAACCCATCGGCCTCACCACCCTGCTCTGGGATCCGGTCGGCCTGCTCCCCGGCCTGGGGGCCCTGGCGGCCCTGGACCCCGGATCCGCGGTGGAGGCCATCACCGGCCGGCCCTGGATCCTCCTGGCCACGGTCCTGGCCCCTGCTCTGGAAAGCCCGGTGGCCCCGGATGAGCTGCTCTTCACCTTCGAGGTCCACCATCGAGGGCCGGACGGCTCGGAATCGGTGTATGAGATCGAGGCCCGGGGCGGACGCCTGGAGGTGGTGCCCATCCCCGAGGCCGGCGAGACCGAGTTGCGACGCTTCCGGATGCGACGCCCGGTGGATCTGGGATGGGGACCCCGGCGGGCGCCCCGGCGGATCCGGATCCCGGGAGGGATGCTGGGCCTGATCGTCGACGGGCGGGGGCGGCCGCTCCGGCTGGCCGAGGATCCGGAAACCCGTCGGGAGCAGAACCAGCGCTGGCTCTGGGACGTCGGCGCGCTGGGAGGTGCCCTGTGA
- a CDS encoding zinc ribbon domain-containing protein, with product MRRCPVCGALYPEEAQICTRCGADLVDGPGEIEGTLCAVCGYRNPPEAVFCEQCGVRLKEAEEEGEVRREEAAGAPPEPGMPEWLLAVEDLFPEAPPAFPETVEEERPPFGAPPVEEAQGPGEAPPSGPEAPILPFSEEMEPEAMPPEEGAPPGPPEAETGMAVPPWMPPETEASPFPELPPLFEVPELGETPPVSEAGFSGEEASPPETAPFTFFPLEEEAERPPAIEAPSPGGEEVEALPPPWPEGEELPEWWKELGLTEAPPPGSSEEVPAQAPPLRAEGLPEEVMTAPPATAPFQLEEAPPPPPPEEVPPFTDLEAVLAEMPEWLQTLRPVAEEGGEAPVETLLPLEPVVVEEQGPLAGLVDVLPRHPQLVEVQGPPARLRAEPIPELRTRAEAWGSLLAQGLTFLIGERVAEPTPAGLAQAVERGLLFALILVALILGLYWPLPFFRPAFLTPPTAFVAALDEAPSGGLALVAVEYGPDRAAELDGFLRGVLQRLSDRGVRALTVSLSPWGAAQAASVVLARSDYGERVMHLGYVPGHEVAIARLLSQPLRRFPVDYTGRPVQDLPIARDFGEEPLAARVSLVVLITGSPEALRGWLQQARGILPPEVPVIAAVSAGIAPYAAPYQESGQLRAVATGLRDALLLAGEVAEGSPAFFDLQAQALLQMLVVALIGVGLGISLFAARRREG from the coding sequence ATGCGACGCTGTCCGGTTTGTGGGGCGCTTTACCCGGAGGAGGCGCAAATCTGCACCCGTTGTGGGGCAGATCTGGTGGATGGCCCCGGGGAGATCGAGGGAACCCTCTGCGCCGTCTGCGGATACCGGAACCCGCCCGAGGCCGTGTTCTGTGAGCAGTGCGGTGTCCGGCTGAAGGAAGCGGAGGAGGAAGGGGAGGTAAGGCGGGAGGAGGCAGCCGGAGCGCCCCCGGAGCCCGGGATGCCGGAATGGCTGCTTGCGGTGGAGGATCTGTTCCCGGAAGCGCCTCCCGCTTTCCCGGAAACCGTCGAGGAGGAACGCCCGCCGTTCGGGGCGCCGCCGGTGGAAGAAGCGCAGGGTCCGGGGGAGGCTCCCCCTTCGGGCCCTGAGGCTCCGATTCTTCCCTTCTCGGAAGAAATGGAGCCGGAGGCCATGCCCCCGGAGGAGGGCGCTCCTCCCGGCCCGCCGGAGGCGGAGACCGGGATGGCCGTTCCGCCGTGGATGCCTCCGGAGACCGAGGCATCCCCGTTCCCGGAGCTCCCTCCGCTCTTCGAGGTTCCAGAGCTCGGGGAAACCCCTCCGGTCAGCGAGGCGGGCTTCTCCGGTGAGGAGGCTTCCCCGCCGGAGACGGCTCCGTTCACCTTCTTCCCGCTGGAGGAAGAGGCGGAGCGTCCTCCCGCGATCGAGGCCCCTTCTCCGGGCGGCGAGGAAGTGGAGGCCCTTCCTCCTCCATGGCCGGAGGGGGAGGAGCTGCCGGAATGGTGGAAGGAGCTGGGGCTGACGGAGGCGCCTCCGCCCGGTTCATCGGAGGAGGTCCCTGCCCAGGCCCCTCCTCTTCGGGCCGAGGGGCTCCCGGAGGAGGTCATGACGGCGCCGCCGGCGACAGCGCCCTTCCAGCTGGAGGAAGCGCCTCCACCCCCGCCTCCGGAGGAAGTCCCGCCCTTCACAGACCTGGAGGCGGTGCTGGCGGAGATGCCGGAGTGGTTGCAGACCCTCCGGCCGGTCGCCGAGGAGGGCGGAGAGGCGCCGGTGGAGACGCTCCTGCCTCTGGAGCCGGTGGTGGTGGAGGAACAGGGTCCGCTGGCCGGGCTGGTGGATGTGCTCCCACGACATCCCCAGCTGGTGGAGGTCCAGGGCCCTCCCGCCCGTCTTCGGGCCGAGCCGATCCCGGAGCTCCGGACGCGGGCGGAGGCCTGGGGGAGTCTGCTCGCCCAGGGCCTGACCTTCCTGATCGGCGAGCGGGTGGCGGAGCCGACCCCGGCCGGTCTGGCCCAGGCGGTGGAGCGCGGGTTGTTGTTCGCCCTGATTCTCGTGGCGTTGATCCTTGGCCTTTACTGGCCGCTGCCCTTCTTCCGGCCCGCCTTTCTGACGCCGCCGACGGCCTTCGTCGCCGCGCTGGATGAGGCCCCATCCGGAGGGCTGGCGCTGGTGGCGGTGGAGTATGGGCCGGACCGCGCGGCCGAGCTGGACGGCTTCCTGAGGGGGGTGCTGCAGCGGCTGTCGGACCGTGGGGTGCGGGCGCTGACGGTGAGCCTCAGCCCCTGGGGAGCGGCCCAGGCCGCCTCCGTGGTCCTGGCGCGGTCGGACTATGGGGAGCGTGTGATGCATCTGGGGTATGTGCCCGGGCATGAGGTGGCGATCGCCCGCCTGTTGAGCCAGCCGCTCCGCCGGTTCCCCGTTGATTACACCGGACGGCCGGTGCAGGATCTGCCCATCGCCCGGGATTTCGGGGAGGAGCCGCTGGCGGCCCGGGTGAGCCTGGTGGTGCTGATCACCGGTTCCCCGGAGGCCCTGCGAGGCTGGCTGCAGCAGGCCCGGGGGATCCTCCCCCCGGAAGTGCCGGTGATCGCGGCGGTGAGCGCCGGCATCGCGCCCTATGCGGCCCCGTATCAGGAGAGCGGCCAGCTCCGGGCGGTGGCCACCGGCTTGCGGGACGCGCTGCTGCTGGCGGGCGAGGTGGCCGAGGGCAGCCCGGCCTTTTTTGATCTACAGGCGCAGGCGTTGCTTCAAATGCTCGTTGTCGCCCTGATCGGCGTCGGGTTGGGGATCAGCCTGTTCGCCGCGCGCCGGAGGGAGGGATGA
- a CDS encoding MoxR family ATPase, with product MDGFAQEVARRLVENIERVIFGKREAVELAVIGLLAQGHLLIEDVPGVGKTMLAKAMARSIGGTFRRIQFTPDMLPSDITGVSIFNPGTRTFEFRPGPIMANIVLADEINRATPKTQAALLEAMEERQVSVDGVTYPLPQPFLVLATQNPIEYEGTFPLPEAELDRFMLRIRLGYPARKDELAILEAQQFRHPIETLDQVVRLEELRRAQEEIRAVHVSAEIRGYLLEIVERTREHPDVYLGASPRGTLALFRTAQARAVLRGRDYVIPDDIKALVQPCLAHRLILHPTARMREVTPEQVLEEIMNRVPVPGAALA from the coding sequence ATGGATGGGTTTGCGCAGGAGGTTGCCCGCCGGCTGGTGGAGAACATCGAGCGGGTGATTTTCGGGAAGCGGGAGGCGGTGGAGCTGGCGGTGATCGGGCTCCTGGCCCAGGGCCATCTGCTCATCGAGGATGTGCCCGGCGTGGGCAAGACCATGCTGGCCAAGGCCATGGCCCGCTCCATCGGGGGAACCTTCCGGCGGATCCAGTTCACGCCGGACATGCTGCCCAGCGATATCACCGGCGTCTCGATCTTCAACCCCGGCACCCGCACGTTCGAGTTCCGCCCCGGGCCGATCATGGCGAACATCGTCCTGGCGGATGAGATCAACCGGGCCACGCCGAAGACCCAGGCGGCCTTGCTGGAGGCGATGGAGGAGCGGCAGGTGAGCGTGGACGGCGTCACCTATCCTCTCCCTCAGCCGTTCCTGGTGCTGGCGACCCAGAACCCCATCGAGTATGAGGGCACCTTCCCGCTGCCCGAGGCGGAGCTGGACCGGTTTATGCTGCGCATCCGTCTGGGTTATCCGGCCCGCAAGGACGAGCTGGCGATCCTGGAGGCCCAGCAGTTCCGCCATCCCATTGAGACCCTCGACCAGGTGGTGCGACTGGAGGAGCTGCGCCGCGCGCAGGAGGAGATCCGGGCCGTCCACGTCTCCGCGGAGATCCGAGGCTATCTCCTGGAGATCGTGGAGCGCACCCGGGAGCATCCGGACGTCTATCTGGGGGCCAGCCCGCGAGGGACGCTGGCGCTGTTCCGCACCGCGCAAGCCCGGGCCGTCCTGCGGGGGCGGGATTACGTGATCCCCGACGACATCAAGGCCCTGGTCCAGCCCTGCCTGGCCCATCGCCTGATCCTTCATCCCACCGCCCGCATGCGGGAGGTTACCCCGGAGCAGGTTCTGGAGGAGATCATGAACCGGGTTCCGGTGCCCGGCGCCGCCCTGGCGTAG
- a CDS encoding nucleotidyltransferase family protein, whose product MVSDESMKDEMLERRRAAAWEAARACAELLRRRFGARWVFIFGSLAGQSPWHARSDIDIAVEGLAPERYFDALRECEALLPEGMELDLIPLESAPPTLRARILGEEEMPIEPTEALRREIDLELARLERLMSRWPGEPDEFALRSLGSILHDFYTGVERIFERIAVRIDGDLPADPHGHTDWLWRMMSPWGESRPAVIDPALGSRLSDYLRFRHLFRHTDGFELEWERCRPLAERMPETFRELRTQLMAFLDSLTGRWEP is encoded by the coding sequence ATGGTGAGCGACGAGTCCATGAAAGACGAGATGTTGGAGCGCCGGAGGGCGGCGGCCTGGGAGGCGGCCCGGGCGTGCGCGGAGTTGTTGCGCCGCCGCTTCGGGGCACGATGGGTCTTCATCTTCGGCTCCCTGGCCGGCCAGAGTCCCTGGCACGCGCGCTCAGACATCGATATCGCCGTGGAAGGGCTGGCGCCGGAGCGCTACTTCGACGCCCTGCGGGAGTGTGAGGCGCTCCTTCCGGAGGGCATGGAGCTGGATCTGATCCCTCTGGAGAGCGCCCCTCCCACCCTGCGCGCCCGCATCCTGGGGGAGGAGGAGATGCCCATCGAGCCGACGGAAGCCCTGCGTCGGGAGATCGACCTGGAGCTCGCCCGGCTGGAGCGGCTGATGAGCCGCTGGCCCGGCGAGCCCGACGAGTTCGCCCTGCGCAGCCTGGGGAGCATCCTGCACGATTTCTACACCGGCGTCGAACGGATCTTCGAGCGGATCGCGGTGCGGATCGATGGGGACCTCCCTGCCGACCCTCATGGGCACACCGATTGGCTGTGGCGGATGATGAGCCCGTGGGGGGAATCCCGACCCGCCGTGATCGATCCCGCCCTGGGATCCCGCCTCTCGGATTACCTTCGTTTCCGGCATCTGTTCCGTCATACCGATGGATTCGAGCTGGAGTGGGAGCGCTGTCGGCCGCTGGCGGAGCGGATGCCGGAGACGTTTCGGGAGCTTCGAACCCAGCTGATGGCTTTCCTCGATTCCCTCACCGGGCGCTGGGAGCCATGA
- a CDS encoding class I SAM-dependent rRNA methyltransferase has translation MKAWIVLKPHAERKLRNFYPWAFHDDIARVHGDPEPGAVVEVRDATGTLVGRAFYNPAAHIPLRMLTRGDEPVDSEWLRRRLAEAADRRRSIRDTNAVRLVHGEADGLPGLIVDRYGDVLVVQIRNLGMERWREMLVDALRERFAPRGIYERSDVEAREDEGLEPRAGLLWGEIPDPLEVEEDGLVFETSAIRGQKTGFYLDQRENRRRLRGMVRPGDRVLDVYGYIGTFAIHAAAAGATAMVIDKDPWALQQAERNAARNGLASRITVRLGDALEMMEALLAEGRRFTHVVLDPPAMVKRRTEWERGVRRRFVEMAALALRLLEEGGVLFFSSCAYPVRLEDLIEAVRLAAADVGCRLVVRDVTYQPPDHPWILQIPETLYLKTLIVEKQR, from the coding sequence ATGAAGGCGTGGATCGTCCTCAAGCCCCACGCGGAGCGCAAGCTCCGCAATTTCTACCCCTGGGCCTTCCACGATGACATCGCCCGCGTTCACGGGGACCCGGAGCCGGGGGCCGTCGTGGAGGTTCGGGACGCCACGGGGACGCTGGTGGGGAGGGCGTTCTACAACCCCGCGGCCCATATCCCCCTTCGGATGCTCACCCGGGGGGACGAGCCTGTGGATTCGGAGTGGCTCCGGAGGCGCCTGGCGGAGGCCGCCGACCGGCGAAGGAGCATCCGGGACACGAACGCCGTCCGCCTGGTCCACGGGGAGGCGGATGGGCTCCCCGGGCTGATCGTCGATCGCTACGGCGACGTCCTGGTGGTGCAGATCCGGAACCTGGGGATGGAGCGCTGGCGGGAGATGCTGGTGGACGCGTTGCGCGAACGGTTCGCGCCCCGGGGGATCTATGAGCGCAGCGATGTGGAGGCCCGGGAGGACGAGGGGCTGGAGCCGCGGGCTGGCCTGTTGTGGGGGGAGATCCCGGATCCGCTGGAGGTGGAGGAGGACGGGCTGGTCTTCGAAACCAGCGCGATCCGCGGGCAGAAGACCGGGTTCTATCTGGATCAGCGGGAGAACCGCCGACGGCTGCGAGGGATGGTGCGGCCGGGGGATCGGGTGCTGGACGTTTACGGCTACATCGGGACCTTTGCCATCCACGCGGCCGCCGCGGGGGCGACGGCGATGGTCATCGACAAGGACCCATGGGCGCTGCAGCAGGCGGAGCGCAACGCGGCCCGCAACGGCCTGGCCTCCCGGATCACCGTCCGCCTGGGGGATGCCCTGGAGATGATGGAGGCGTTGCTCGCGGAGGGAAGGCGGTTCACCCACGTGGTCCTGGATCCGCCCGCGATGGTGAAGCGGCGGACGGAATGGGAGCGGGGGGTGCGCCGACGGTTCGTGGAGATGGCCGCGCTCGCCCTGCGCCTGCTGGAGGAGGGCGGGGTGCTGTTCTTCTCCTCGTGCGCCTATCCGGTCCGCCTGGAGGATCTGATCGAGGCCGTCCGCCTGGCGGCGGCCGACGTGGGCTGCCGCCTGGTCGTCCGGGATGTCACCTATCAGCCGCCGGATCACCCATGGATCCTGCAGATCCCGGAGACCCTTTACTTGAAGACGCTGATCGTGGAGAAGCAAAGGTGA
- the holA gene encoding DNA polymerase III subunit delta, whose translation MILLFHGENELEIEEALRELRGEVGDAAAQSMNVIVLDGRRISPAELQAACAAMPFLASRRLVVVEGWFARERRRAQEDEAFRQALAAVPPTTLLVLIERRTLPEDHPLLRWMATHPDQAEVRHFPLPPPRALPEWVMERARRYGGTFTPQAASALAALVTDLRLLDQEIRKLSAWAAGRPVTPQDVERLVPYAAPISLFELTEALGRRDVRRALAALHRLLEEGEHPLGLFGMIVRQFRLMLLMKEQLERGLSPAEAGNLLGLHPYAARKIAESAVAFSIPQLETFYRSLAELDLAIKTGQVPDVVALETFIVSVGRREAV comes from the coding sequence ATGATCCTCCTCTTCCACGGTGAGAACGAGCTGGAGATCGAGGAGGCCCTGCGGGAGCTTCGCGGGGAGGTGGGGGATGCGGCCGCCCAGTCCATGAACGTGATCGTCCTGGACGGCCGGCGGATCTCCCCGGCGGAGCTGCAGGCGGCATGCGCGGCGATGCCCTTCCTGGCCTCGCGGCGCCTGGTCGTCGTGGAGGGATGGTTCGCCCGGGAGCGCCGGCGGGCCCAGGAGGACGAGGCCTTCCGACAGGCCCTCGCCGCCGTCCCGCCCACCACCCTCCTGGTCCTGATCGAACGGAGGACCCTACCGGAGGATCATCCGCTGTTGCGCTGGATGGCGACGCATCCGGATCAGGCGGAGGTCCGGCATTTCCCCCTGCCGCCTCCCCGGGCCCTCCCGGAGTGGGTGATGGAGCGGGCCCGGCGATACGGCGGGACCTTCACCCCGCAGGCGGCCTCCGCCCTGGCCGCCCTGGTCACGGATCTCCGCCTGCTGGATCAGGAGATCCGCAAGCTCTCCGCATGGGCTGCCGGCCGCCCCGTCACCCCTCAGGATGTGGAGCGGCTGGTCCCCTATGCGGCGCCGATCAGCCTCTTCGAGCTCACGGAGGCCTTAGGACGGCGGGATGTGCGCCGGGCCCTGGCCGCCCTCCACCGGCTCCTGGAGGAGGGAGAGCACCCCCTCGGGCTGTTCGGCATGATCGTCCGCCAGTTCCGTCTGATGCTCCTGATGAAGGAACAGCTGGAACGGGGCCTCTCCCCCGCGGAGGCCGGAAACCTGCTGGGCCTTCATCCGTATGCGGCGCGCAAGATCGCGGAGTCCGCGGTCGCCTTCTCGATCCCCCAGCTGGAAACCTTCTACCGGAGCCTGGCGGAGCTGGACCTGGCCATCAAAACCGGCCAGGTCCCGGATGTGGTGGCGCTGGAGACGTTCATCGTCTCGGTGGGCCGACGGGAAGCCGTATGA
- a CDS encoding DUF6391 domain-containing protein, which produces MSILDWTPLRRIRRNHALEHATIHLLSQRFPGLPMAGRSTPFGFYVYGNVPMEAVIAAAREALERLRRGEHHWAIHPGCGTNYVASGTSAGLAAFLTLGLVPHRRRRDVLPLVIFATVLTLIAVQPLGPWLQAHVTTRADPGDLEIVGVRALPGGFVRVHFVETRGG; this is translated from the coding sequence ATGTCGATCCTGGATTGGACGCCGTTGCGGCGGATCCGGCGCAACCATGCGCTGGAGCACGCCACGATCCATCTGCTCAGCCAGCGGTTCCCCGGCCTGCCCATGGCCGGTCGCTCCACCCCTTTCGGGTTCTACGTTTACGGGAACGTGCCGATGGAGGCGGTGATCGCTGCGGCCCGTGAGGCCCTGGAGCGATTGCGTCGAGGCGAGCATCACTGGGCGATCCATCCGGGTTGCGGGACCAACTACGTGGCCTCCGGCACCTCCGCCGGCCTGGCGGCCTTTCTCACCCTGGGCCTGGTGCCCCATCGCCGGCGCCGCGACGTTCTCCCCCTGGTCATCTTCGCCACGGTGCTCACGCTGATCGCCGTGCAACCCCTGGGCCCATGGCTGCAGGCCCACGTCACCACCCGGGCTGACCCGGGGGATCTGGAGATCGTGGGGGTGCGGGCCCTCCCCGGCGGCTTCGTCCGGGTCCACTTCGTGGAGACCCGGGGCGGATGA
- a CDS encoding sortase, which produces MRPEPAPTRSPSSGAVADPPIRLIIPDIGLEAPVVPARLTTMTEGSQVFITWEPPHGFAAGWLPTSAAPGQGGNVVLIGHHNIEGKVFRALHRLRPGQRIRVETSRQAYAYQVEGIHILPEKGQPPEVRQRNLGWILPTPEERLTLVTCWPPENNTHRLIVVARPAP; this is translated from the coding sequence ATGCGCCCGGAGCCTGCGCCGACCCGCTCGCCGTCCTCCGGGGCGGTGGCGGATCCCCCCATCCGCCTGATCATCCCGGACATCGGGCTGGAGGCCCCGGTGGTCCCGGCGCGCCTGACCACGATGACGGAGGGGAGCCAGGTCTTCATCACCTGGGAGCCTCCCCACGGGTTCGCCGCCGGCTGGCTCCCCACCTCGGCGGCGCCCGGCCAGGGGGGCAACGTGGTCCTGATCGGCCACCACAACATCGAGGGGAAGGTCTTCCGCGCCCTCCATCGCCTGCGCCCGGGTCAGCGGATCCGGGTGGAGACCTCCCGGCAGGCCTACGCGTATCAGGTGGAGGGGATCCACATCCTGCCGGAGAAAGGCCAGCCTCCGGAGGTGCGGCAGCGGAATCTGGGGTGGATCCTGCCCACCCCGGAGGAGCGCCTCACCCTGGTCACATGCTGGCCGCCGGAGAACAACACCCATCGCCTGATCGTGGTGGCCCGCCCGGCCCCGTGA
- a CDS encoding helix-turn-helix domain-containing protein encodes MGKRKTRNPTGEWLSLKEAAAMLGVHPATLRAWADAGRIPSQRTAGGHRRFARKDLEAWLQAHGAEPGVRMLITYTLGQLRLELARGVGPQAPWFERMRGPIAQEFQATCYQLLEELQAYIRDHDPHRPRRIGQRYAEQAHAAGLGLEDLLRAFLHFGGYLLESVFRMVELGGAPERWREVYRDILAFYNETLLAMVGGYLERAPWDQAVVRPATG; translated from the coding sequence ATGGGGAAGCGGAAAACGAGGAATCCCACCGGGGAGTGGCTCTCTCTGAAGGAGGCGGCGGCGATGCTGGGGGTGCACCCGGCCACGCTGCGGGCGTGGGCGGATGCCGGGCGCATCCCCTCCCAGCGGACCGCCGGGGGGCACCGGCGGTTCGCCCGCAAGGATCTGGAAGCCTGGCTGCAGGCCCACGGCGCGGAGCCCGGGGTGCGCATGCTGATCACTTACACCCTGGGCCAGCTCCGTCTGGAGCTCGCCCGGGGAGTCGGCCCTCAGGCCCCCTGGTTCGAACGGATGCGCGGCCCCATCGCTCAGGAGTTCCAGGCCACGTGCTATCAGCTCCTGGAGGAGCTCCAGGCTTACATCCGGGATCACGACCCGCATCGCCCCCGCCGGATCGGGCAGCGTTACGCCGAGCAGGCGCACGCGGCCGGGCTGGGGCTGGAAGACCTGTTGCGGGCGTTCCTCCACTTCGGCGGCTACCTCCTGGAGAGCGTGTTCCGGATGGTGGAGCTGGGCGGGGCGCCGGAGCGCTGGCGCGAGGTTTATCGGGACATCCTCGCTTTTTACAACGAAACGTTGCTGGCGATGGTGGGGGGATATCTGGAGCGCGCGCCATGGGATCAGGCCGTCGTCCGTCCGGCAACCGGCTGA